Within Paenibacillus albicereus, the genomic segment CGGCGCTGCGCAGCTTCGGAATGGCGGCTTTATAGCCGTCCGCCCAGCCGCTGCCGTTCCAGGTGCCGTACCACTCGTTGGCGACGTTGAGGATGACGTACTTTTCCTGGCCGATCAGCGCGTTCTTGATCTCGATCCAGTAGTTCACCGCCTTGTCCAGCTCGGCCGCGCTGTCGCTGCCGGTCGCGTCATGCACCTCCAGCACCGCGATCATCTTGTATTGCTTGACCAGGGAAATGATGGCGCTTACATTGGCGGCCGTATCCTTGGTGTACTGGCTGCCGTTGGAAAGGACGACGCGCACCGTATTGGCGCCGGTCGCGGCGATGGCCGGAATCGCCGTGTTCAGGTCATTCTTGAACCACGTGTGGGCGTAGTTCACGCCGCGCATCACGAAGGGCTTGCCGTTCGCGTCGTACAGCGTCGTGCCGCTGACGTAAAATCCGGAGGCGGCATGGGCGGTGCGCTCCATTCCCGGCATCGCCGCGAGGAGCGTCCAGGCGGCCATCAAGGCAAGAACTAGGTTAAGCGCTTTCATCTTCATCATCAATCTCTCTCCTTTGCTGAGGGGGATGGCTAGAGGATAACACGTCCAGAAAAAGATAAAGATGGAATCGATTTGGATTTCTTGTCTTGTATGATGCAGTTTGTTAGGCGGCCTGTTTGCAGGTGCAAGCGCTTTACATTCAAAAAAAAGAGGCCCGCGCGAGGCGCGGGCCCAGAGAGAATATATGAATAAGGGGGGGTCTGCTAGTTACTATAAAGGCGCTAAATGAAAGCTAGCTGAAGAAAAGATTACAGACAGATTACAAAATTGAAAACAACGCTTCATCAACGCTTCATATAAAAAAGGATTGAACGAAAAATAGCGCCATGATATAATCCATAGCGCGTTGAAGTTTACTTTAAC encodes:
- a CDS encoding glycoside hydrolase family 5 protein, yielding MAAWTLLAAMPGMERTAHAASGFYVSGTTLYDANGKPFVMRGVNYAHTWFKNDLNTAIPAIAATGANTVRVVLSNGSQYTKDTAANVSAIISLVKQYKMIAVLEVHDATGSDSAAELDKAVNYWIEIKNALIGQEKYVILNVANEWYGTWNGSGWADGYKAAIPKLRSAGLSHTIMVDGAGWGQYPDSIRDYGQSVLAADPQRNTMFSIHMYEYAGGNAQTIKTNIDNVLNKGLCLTIGEFGQYHTNGDVDEATILSYTQQKKVGWTAWSWHGNGSSYAYLDLARSAGGTLTDWGNTVVYGLNNANGIKQTSVKASVY